ACGCCCTCCGACCCGAAATATATCAAGACGGTCTGGGGCATAGGCTATAAGTTTGCGGGTGATGGCATCTAATGAAACTGCGTACGTATCTATTGTTGTCCAGTCTCACAGGTATCGGCGTGTTGCTGATCTGTCTATTCGTCAGCTACTCCAAAATGCTGCTCACGATTGATCAGTTCTATTATCTGTCCGGCATCACGGCCGGGATCGGCGTGTTCTCCTTCGTTCTCCAGCATCTGCTGACACGGCCGGTGGAGAAGTCCATTGCCCGGATCACCGAGCAGACGGTGCGGATTGCCGATGGGGATTTCCACACCGTGGTCCCCTTAATCGGTCCGCAGGAGTTCAAGCTGATGGCCCGGCAATTCAATGAAATGAGCAGTAAGTTAAAAGATAGCTTCGACCATCTGCACCAGTCCGAATCCGCCCGCCGGGAGCTGATTGCCAATGTCTCCCACGATCTGCGGACTCCTCTCGCCTCCATCCAATCGTTCGTTGAAGCGCTGGAGGATGATGTGATTAAGGACGAAGTGACTTTTCAGCGTTATCTGAATACGATCCGGCTGGAGACGAAGCGGCTGGCGGGCCTGATCCATGACTTATTTGAACTATCCAGTCTGGAGGCGAACGGCGGGAGCTTCGACCCGCAGCCATCCCATGCCGATGAGCTGCTGATCAGTACCCTGGAGAGCTTCTCGTTCCATCTCGCGGAGAAGAAGCTGAACGTGGAGATTCATCTGCCGGATAAATTACCTGCCGCTCTGATGATGACTTCGCAGATGAAGCGGGTGCTGTCCAATCTGCTGCAGAATGCCATTCAACATTCTCCGGTGGACGGGACCATCTTGTTATCCGCTACCGAGGAAGGCCAGTTCCTGCGAATCTCCGTTACAGATGAAGGCCAGGGGATCGAAGCTGCGGAGACCTCACGAATCTTCGAACGGTTCTACCGGATCGATAAATCCCGCAGCAAAAATAGCGGCGGCGCCGGCCTCGGCCTCGGCCTCGCCATCGCCCAATCGATTGTCGAGCTGCATGGCGGCGAGATTGGCGTAGACAGCAGCAAGGGCGCCGGGAGCTGCTTCTGGTTTACGATCCCAATGTATACCAGCCGATAGGCGCAGCGTCCAGTAAGCCGTATCTCACAAGGTGGTGACTGATTTGGCTGGTGATTTTGTATTCTTGTCCGGTGTATTTGGTGCCGGGCTGTTATCGTTCTTCGCACCATGTATCCTGCCGCTGCTCCCGGTCTATGTGTCCTACTTGTCCGGGGGCATAGCAGGCAGTACGAATCAGGGAGCGGCTGACTCCGGCTCCTTCCGCTTCCGTTCTGTATTCATGCTGCGGACTCTGCTGTTTGTTCTTGGACTGTCCGTGGTCTTCATTCTACTTGGCTTCGGCTCCGGGGCCCTGGGCAATATCATTTCAAGCTCCAGGTTCATTGCCATCTGCGGAGCCATCGTTATCTTATTCGGGATTTATCAGACGGGATTCATTAAGCTGCCCTGGCTGGAACGCGAAAAAAAACTATCCAGCAATCGTGTGACAAAAGGCGGTTATATCGGAGCCTTCCTGCTCGGCCTGACGTTCAGCTTCGGCTGGACGCCCTGCATCGGCCCTGTACTGGCGGGCATTCTCAGCATCGCCGCCGGGGAAGGCTCCCCTGCTTATGGAGGATTCCTCATGCTTCTGTATACGCTGGGTCTGGCGATTCCCTTCCTGATCATGTCCGTCTTCTCAGACTATCTGCTGCAGCGGATTCGCCGCTTGTACAGATACATGGGAGGCATCAAGATAGCCTCCGGGCTTATGCTTATCGGGATGGGACTGCTGCTAATGACCGACCAGCTGAATACGATTGTCGGCTGGATTCAATAATGGGAGGAGGAATCAGGCATGAAGAAGCCATGGAAGTGGATGGGATATATACTGGTGATTGGCGGCTTGCTGTCGATCCTGGCCGCATGCGGCGCGAAGCCTGATGCAGGAGCAGGCAAGGCAGACTCTGCCGCAGCCATGAGCAAGGGGAAGCCTACACCAGCCTTCGCCTTGAACGATCTGAAGGGCGATTCACTCAAGCTGGAGGACCTGAAGGGCAAGAAGGTCTATGTGAAATATTGGGCCTCCTGGTGCTCCATCTGTCTGGCTGGTCTAGAGGAACTGAACACGCTGGCCGGCCAGGAGAAGGATTTCCAGGTGGTATCGATAGTAACCCCCGGCTACAAAGGCGAGAAATCCGCCAAGGAATTCACGGAATGGTTCAACAAGCAGTCGTATGACAATCTGACCGTGCTGCTGGATGAGGATGGGACATGGGCTAAGGAGTTTCAGGTACGGGCATATCCCAGCTCTTTTTATATCGATGAAGAGGGGTTGCTGGTGAAGTCCCTCCCGGGCCATGCCTCCAATGAACAGATTAAGGACACCTTCGCCGGAATAGACTCCGCTTCAGCCGCCGCCCCGGTGCCAGCGGTCACGACCACAAGTATAGCCGACAAGGATCTGCGTAACCTGTATCTGGCGGGCGGCTGCTTCTGGGGAGTGGAAGCGTATATGTCCCGCATTCAAGGGGTTCAGGATGTCACCTCCGGCTATGCCAACGGGGAAGGCGAGAGTCCAACCTATGAAGATGTCATTCGCGGGGACCGGGGGTTCGCGGAGACTGTGCATGTGAAGTATGATCCGAAGCAGGTAACGCTACAGCAATTGCTGGAGTCTTATTTCAAAGTGGTTGATCCGACCAGCCTGAATAAGCAAGGCAATGACAGAGGCGTTCAATACCGGACAGGAATCTACTATTCGTCCCCGGAGGATGCAGCCATCATCCAGCAGGCCGTAGCTGCGGAGCAGACGAAGTATGACAAGAAGATCGTAACGGAAGTCCTGCCGCTGAAGAACTATTATCTGGCGGAGGAATATCATCAGGATTACCTGGAGAAGAACCCGAACGGATACTGCCACATTGACTTAAGTATTCTGGATGAGCAAGAGCCGGTGATCGATCCGGCCCAATACCCGCGCCCTTCCGA
The window above is part of the Paenibacillus sp. FSL H8-0048 genome. Proteins encoded here:
- the msrAB gene encoding bifunctional peptide-methionine (S)-S-oxide reductase MsrA/peptide-methionine (R)-S-oxide reductase MsrB, yielding MKKPWKWMGYILVIGGLLSILAACGAKPDAGAGKADSAAAMSKGKPTPAFALNDLKGDSLKLEDLKGKKVYVKYWASWCSICLAGLEELNTLAGQEKDFQVVSIVTPGYKGEKSAKEFTEWFNKQSYDNLTVLLDEDGTWAKEFQVRAYPSSFYIDEEGLLVKSLPGHASNEQIKDTFAGIDSASAAAPVPAVTTTSIADKDLRNLYLAGGCFWGVEAYMSRIQGVQDVTSGYANGEGESPTYEDVIRGDRGFAETVHVKYDPKQVTLQQLLESYFKVVDPTSLNKQGNDRGVQYRTGIYYSSPEDAAIIQQAVAAEQTKYDKKIVTEVLPLKNYYLAEEYHQDYLEKNPNGYCHIDLSILDEQEPVIDPAQYPRPSDAELKERLTADQYAVAVNNDTERAFSNDYWDNYEPGLYVDIATGQPLFSSKDKYDSGCGWPSFTRPIAPEVVTYDTDTSFGMERTEVRSQSGDIHLGHVFDDGPADRGGKRYCINSASIRFIPLDKMEAEHYGYLTGLVE
- a CDS encoding cytochrome c biogenesis CcdA family protein, translating into MTDLAGDFVFLSGVFGAGLLSFFAPCILPLLPVYVSYLSGGIAGSTNQGAADSGSFRFRSVFMLRTLLFVLGLSVVFILLGFGSGALGNIISSSRFIAICGAIVILFGIYQTGFIKLPWLEREKKLSSNRVTKGGYIGAFLLGLTFSFGWTPCIGPVLAGILSIAAGEGSPAYGGFLMLLYTLGLAIPFLIMSVFSDYLLQRIRRLYRYMGGIKIASGLMLIGMGLLLMTDQLNTIVGWIQ
- a CDS encoding sensor histidine kinase, with protein sequence MKLRTYLLLSSLTGIGVLLICLFVSYSKMLLTIDQFYYLSGITAGIGVFSFVLQHLLTRPVEKSIARITEQTVRIADGDFHTVVPLIGPQEFKLMARQFNEMSSKLKDSFDHLHQSESARRELIANVSHDLRTPLASIQSFVEALEDDVIKDEVTFQRYLNTIRLETKRLAGLIHDLFELSSLEANGGSFDPQPSHADELLISTLESFSFHLAEKKLNVEIHLPDKLPAALMMTSQMKRVLSNLLQNAIQHSPVDGTILLSATEEGQFLRISVTDEGQGIEAAETSRIFERFYRIDKSRSKNSGGAGLGLGLAIAQSIVELHGGEIGVDSSKGAGSCFWFTIPMYTSR